From the genome of Glycine max cultivar Williams 82 chromosome 2, Glycine_max_v4.0, whole genome shotgun sequence, one region includes:
- the LOC548080 gene encoding HMG-Y-related protein A (The RefSeq protein has 1 substitution compared to this genomic sequence) produces MATEEVNKPQSLPPYPEMIVKTLEALNEPNGSNKSAISKYIETTYGELPDATVLGSHLNKMKDSGELSFKQNNYMKADPNAPPKRGRGRPPKPKTPLPPGTVVSPPRPRGRPPKDPNAPPKSPKAKATPGSGRPRGRPKKVPRSPAVAAPTAVSSGRPRGRPPKVKPQLTEVSVES; encoded by the exons ATGGCCACTGAAGAGGTTAACAAACCTCAATCACTTCCTCCATACCCTGAG ATGATAGTGAAAGCACTTGAAGCACTGAATGAGCCAAATGGATCGAACAAGTCAGCAATATCAAAGTACATAGAAACCACCTACGGTGAGTTGCCAGACGCAACCGTTTTGGGGAGTCACCTTAACAAGATGAAAGACAGTGGAGAGCTTTCTTTCAAACAGAACAATTACATGAAAGCTGACCCAAATGCCCCACCAAAGAGGGGCCGTGGAAGGCCACCAAAGCCAAAGACTCCATTGCCACCAGGCACTGTTGTGTCCCCTCCAAGGCCAAGGGGTCGTCCCCCAAAAGACCCTAATGCCCCTCCTAAGTCTCCCAAGGCTAAGGCCACCCCTGGAAGTGGCAGGCCAAGAGGAAGGCCTAAGAAGGTTCCTCGGTCTCCGGCCGTCGCCGCTCCGACCGCCGTCTCCAGTGGCAGGCCTCGAGGTAGGCCTCCCAAGGTGAAGCCTCAGTTGACAGAAGTCAGTGTTGAGTCATAG
- the LOC100801648 gene encoding myosin-binding protein 2 isoform X2, whose product MATNKFATMLHRNTNRMVVILVYAVLEWLLIALLLLNSLFSYLITIFAKCVGLQPPCLWCSRVDHVLQKDIATHLHKDLVCEAHAAEISKLGYCSNHQRLAETHSMCEDCLASRPNHPENSFGMRQRIAFISWVSSHGKHENGDDDIMGLRRCSCCNESLSCSSSSSQLYSPYLLLKPSWGHENYNSKGSSFIVEEAIDDEKEDDKDLEFDFEFERNNGEEEVADEHQILSDIESFILIEAAEDRLSSVSNLHSDEKDAEKDEKEDDDDLIIITELDPSGDHNFVCQFTSTMQGSLYGDQSLEVINVHFENHMACDSHRLVPVKLIDSITSLNLETYKLDESPIEAQSSILERGGLLTVDESAEKTSVRELESLENCINLELEGLKQNSVDEVHPQGTTAGEAQTLLNDDNSVEAATEELDDTQVDLPQSQKPESSNECTEEDESSSSDDDVGVQNAFDKFIAQNNLSKSQSLSNGDNSMEAEMQEPENPQANLPPSEEPACSCQCISEDESSSSDDDAEVQNAFDEFIAQNRLSQSQSLSNDDKSIKSDTEEPENKQDNHSPSEEPACLSNIQEDQSSTSEDDTEAPNAFDEFITQNNLYKTGANDTEYAKNIEKTIAVEKNHEETSHESSKCPEPYEVEEEKLPETPRSVDGLHYLHKRESVANDSVDGSVASEAECGDPVLTIDRLKTALQTERRALSVVYQELEEERSASAVAANQTMAMITRLQEEKAAMQMEALQYQRMMEEQSEYDQEALQLLNELMMKREKEKQELEKELEEYRQKVMEYEAKEKLRVLQRMKDGSVRSRGSSSSCSNMNYTDELSIDLNREVHDEDNVLFNHEEISHNNATDDTVSNMEEMALDCVKHVSALDDTLAEFEEERASILEQLKALEEKIISLADNEEFLDDIKLIEHSSMYGDKDLNENCNFSSVEEENGYSNGFSDDKHSPIGSLAKKLLPYLDAAENETEETYTLEGQLESESSDMQNSVPILEMDSMKTCIEEEVDRVYERLQALETDKEFLQHCMGSIQNGGEKGVDLLQEILQHLRDLKDVEIRLKTLGNDPL is encoded by the exons ATGGCTACCAACAAGTTTGCTACCATGTTGCATAGAAACACCAACAGAATGGTTGTGATTCTAGTCTATGCAGTGCTTGAATGGCTTTTGATAGCACTCCTTCTTCTAAACTCTTTGTTCAGTTACCTCATCACAATATTTGCCAAATGTGTTGGCCTCCAACCACCGTGTCTTTGGTGTTCAAGGGTTGATCACGTATTGCAGAAAGACATTGCCACGCATTTGCACAAGGATCTCGTGTGTGAGGCTCACGCAGCAGAGATTTCCAAGCTCGGTTACTGCTCAAATCATCAGAGACTCGCGGAGACACACAGCATGTGTGAGGATTGTTTGGCCTCTCGGCCAAACCATCCCGAGAACTCGTTCGGAATGAGGCAAAGAATCGCTTTCATCTCGTGGGTGAGTAGTCATGGCAAACATGAAAATGGAGATGATGACATAATGGGATTGAGAAGGTGCTCTTGCTGCAATGAGAGCTTGAgctgcagcagcagcagcagccaGCTTTACTCTCCTTATTTGCTGTTGAAGCCTTCTTGGGGCCATGAGAATTACAATAGCAAAGGGTCTTCTTTTATTGTGGAAGAGGCAATAGATGATGAAAAAGAAGATGATAAGGACCTTGAGTTTGATTTTGAGTTTGAGAGAAACAATGGAGAAGAAGAGGTGGCAGATGAGCATCAGATACTTTCTGATATCGAGAGTTTTATCCTCATAGAGGCGGCCGAGGATCGTTTGAGTTCTGTTTCCAACTTGCATTCGGATGAAAAGGATGCGGAAAAAGATGagaaggaagatgatgatgatcttaTCATCATCACTGAGCTGGATCCAAGTGGTGATCACAATTTTGTTTGTCAATTCACTTCCACTATGCAGGGTTCACTGTATGGAGATCAATCACTTGAAGTCATCAATGTGCATTTTGAGAATCATATGGCTTGTGATAGCCACCGTTTGGTGCCTGTCAAGTTAATTGACTCTATTACCtctttgaatcttgaaacataCAAATTGGATGAGTCACCAATTGAAGCACAATCAAGTATCTTAGAAAGGGGAGGATTACTCACAGTGGATGAGAGTGCAGAGAAAACAAGTGTGAGAGAACTTGAAAGCTTggaaaattgtataaatttggAACTTGAAGGGTTAAAACAGAATTCAGTTGATGAGGTACATCCACAGGGGACTACTGCTGGAGAAGCTCAGACTTTGCTGAATGATGACAACAGTGTTGAAGCAGCTACTGAAGAACTAGATGATACACAAG TTGATTTGCCTCAATCTCAAAAACCAGAAAGCTCTAATGAATGCACAGAAGAAGATGAATCTTCATCAAGTGATGATGATGTTGGAGTCCAAAATGCCTTTGATAAGTTCATTGCTCAGAATAATCTAAGTAAGTCTCAAAGTTTATCTAATGGTGACAACAGTATGGAAGCAGAGATGCAAGAACCAGAAAATCCACAAG CTAATCTGCCTCCATCTGAAGAACCAGCCTGCTCTTGTCAATGCATATCAGAAGATGAATCTTCATCAAGTGATGATGATGCTGAAGTTCAAAATGCCTTTGATGAATTTATTGCTCAGAATCGTCTAAGTCAGTCTCAAAGTTTATCCAATGatgataaaagtataaaatcagATACGGAAGAACCAGAGAATAAACAAG ATAACCATTCTCCATCTGAAGAACCTGCTTGCTTATCTAACATACAAGAAGATCAATCTTCCACAAGTGAAGATGATACTGAAGCTCCAAATGCCTTTGATGAATTCATTACCCAGAATAATCTCT ATAAAACAGGTGCAAATGACACCGAGTATGCTAAGAACATTGAGAAAACAATAGCAgttgagaaaaatcatgaagAAACAAGCCATGAATCATCCAAGTGCCCAGAGCCATACGAAGTAGAAGAAGAGAAACTTCCTGAGACTCCTAGATCTGTAGATGGCCTGCATTACCTGCATAAAAGAGAATCAGTAGCAAATGACTCTGTGGATGGCAGTGTTGCAAGTGAGGCAGAATGTGGCGACCCGGTATTAACAATCGACCGGCTAAAAACAGCTTTACAAACTGAAAGAAGGGCTCTAAGTGTTGTATATCAAGAACTAGAAGAAGAGAGAAGTGCATCAGCAGTAGCTGCCAACCAGACAATGGCAATGATTACAAGACTACAGGAAGAAAAGGCAGCAATGCAGATGGAAGCATTGCAATACCAGAGGATGATGGAAGAACAATCAGAGTATGACCAGGAAGCTTTGCAGCTTTTGAATGAGTTGATGATGAAAAGGGAGAAAGAGAAGCAAGAACTTGAGAAGGAGTTGGAAGAGTATAGACAGAAGGTAATGGAATATGAAGCAAAAGAGAAACTAAGGGTGTTGCAAAGAATGAAAGATGGAAGTGTAAGAAGTAGAGGATCCTCTTCTTCTTGCAGCAACATGAACTACACTGATGAGCTATCCATTGATCTTAACCGCGAGGTGCATGACGAAGATAATGTCTTGTTCAACCATGAGGAGATCAGCCACAATAATGCAACTGATGACACAGTTTCTAATATGGAGGAGATGGCACTAGACTGTGTAAAGCATGTAAGTGCTCTTGATGATACATTGGCTGAATTTGAGGAAGAGAGGGCTTCCATTCTAGAACAGCTCAAAGCATTAGAGGAAAAGATTATTTCACTTGCAGATAATGAGGAATTTCTTGATGACATCAAATTGATTGAGCATTCATCAATGTATGGTGACAAAGACTTGAATGAAAACTGCAACTTTAGCAGTGTTGAAGAGGAGAATGGATATTCTAATGGGTTTTCAGATGATAAACACTCTCCAATAGGTTCCTTGGCCAAGAAGCTACTTCCATATTTAGATGCAGCTGAGAATGAGACTGAGGAAACATACACACTTGAGGGACAATTGGAATCTGAATCATCTGACATGCAAAACTCAGTTCCTATACTTGAAATGGATAGCATGAAGACATGCATTGAAGAGGAGGTTGATCGTGTTTACGAGAGGTTACAAGCTCTTGAAACAGATAAGGAGTTTCTACAACACTGCATGGGTTCCATACAGAATGGTGGAGAGAAAGGAGTGGATCTGCTTCAAGAAATCTTGCAACATCTTCGTGATCTTAAGGATGTGGAAATTCGCCTGAAGACCTTGGGAAATGATCCACTATAG
- the LOC100801648 gene encoding myosin-binding protein 3 isoform X1, giving the protein MATNKFATMLHRNTNRMVVILVYAVLEWLLIALLLLNSLFSYLITIFAKCVGLQPPCLWCSRVDHVLQKDIATHLHKDLVCEAHAAEISKLGYCSNHQRLAETHSMCEDCLASRPNHPENSFGMRQRIAFISWVSSHGKHENGDDDIMGLRRCSCCNESLSCSSSSSQLYSPYLLLKPSWGHENYNSKGSSFIVEEAIDDEKEDDKDLEFDFEFERNNGEEEVADEHQILSDIESFILIEAAEDRLSSVSNLHSDEKDAEKDEKEDDDDLIIITELDPSGDHNFVCQFTSTMQGSLYGDQSLEVINVHFENHMACDSHRLVPVKLIDSITSLNLETYKLDESPIEAQSSILERGGLLTVDESAEKTSVRELESLENCINLELEGLKQNSVDEVHPQGTTAGEAQTLLNDDNSVEAATEELDDTQVDLPQSQKPESSNECTEEDESSSSDDDVGVQNAFDKFIAQNNLSKSQSLSNGDNSMEAEMQEPENPQANLPPSEEPACSCQCISEDESSSSDDDAEVQNAFDEFIAQNRLSQSQSLSNDDKSIKSDTEEPENKQDNHSPSEEPACLSNIQEDQSSTSEDDTEAPNAFDEFITQNNLCPDKTGANDTEYAKNIEKTIAVEKNHEETSHESSKCPEPYEVEEEKLPETPRSVDGLHYLHKRESVANDSVDGSVASEAECGDPVLTIDRLKTALQTERRALSVVYQELEEERSASAVAANQTMAMITRLQEEKAAMQMEALQYQRMMEEQSEYDQEALQLLNELMMKREKEKQELEKELEEYRQKVMEYEAKEKLRVLQRMKDGSVRSRGSSSSCSNMNYTDELSIDLNREVHDEDNVLFNHEEISHNNATDDTVSNMEEMALDCVKHVSALDDTLAEFEEERASILEQLKALEEKIISLADNEEFLDDIKLIEHSSMYGDKDLNENCNFSSVEEENGYSNGFSDDKHSPIGSLAKKLLPYLDAAENETEETYTLEGQLESESSDMQNSVPILEMDSMKTCIEEEVDRVYERLQALETDKEFLQHCMGSIQNGGEKGVDLLQEILQHLRDLKDVEIRLKTLGNDPL; this is encoded by the exons ATGGCTACCAACAAGTTTGCTACCATGTTGCATAGAAACACCAACAGAATGGTTGTGATTCTAGTCTATGCAGTGCTTGAATGGCTTTTGATAGCACTCCTTCTTCTAAACTCTTTGTTCAGTTACCTCATCACAATATTTGCCAAATGTGTTGGCCTCCAACCACCGTGTCTTTGGTGTTCAAGGGTTGATCACGTATTGCAGAAAGACATTGCCACGCATTTGCACAAGGATCTCGTGTGTGAGGCTCACGCAGCAGAGATTTCCAAGCTCGGTTACTGCTCAAATCATCAGAGACTCGCGGAGACACACAGCATGTGTGAGGATTGTTTGGCCTCTCGGCCAAACCATCCCGAGAACTCGTTCGGAATGAGGCAAAGAATCGCTTTCATCTCGTGGGTGAGTAGTCATGGCAAACATGAAAATGGAGATGATGACATAATGGGATTGAGAAGGTGCTCTTGCTGCAATGAGAGCTTGAgctgcagcagcagcagcagccaGCTTTACTCTCCTTATTTGCTGTTGAAGCCTTCTTGGGGCCATGAGAATTACAATAGCAAAGGGTCTTCTTTTATTGTGGAAGAGGCAATAGATGATGAAAAAGAAGATGATAAGGACCTTGAGTTTGATTTTGAGTTTGAGAGAAACAATGGAGAAGAAGAGGTGGCAGATGAGCATCAGATACTTTCTGATATCGAGAGTTTTATCCTCATAGAGGCGGCCGAGGATCGTTTGAGTTCTGTTTCCAACTTGCATTCGGATGAAAAGGATGCGGAAAAAGATGagaaggaagatgatgatgatcttaTCATCATCACTGAGCTGGATCCAAGTGGTGATCACAATTTTGTTTGTCAATTCACTTCCACTATGCAGGGTTCACTGTATGGAGATCAATCACTTGAAGTCATCAATGTGCATTTTGAGAATCATATGGCTTGTGATAGCCACCGTTTGGTGCCTGTCAAGTTAATTGACTCTATTACCtctttgaatcttgaaacataCAAATTGGATGAGTCACCAATTGAAGCACAATCAAGTATCTTAGAAAGGGGAGGATTACTCACAGTGGATGAGAGTGCAGAGAAAACAAGTGTGAGAGAACTTGAAAGCTTggaaaattgtataaatttggAACTTGAAGGGTTAAAACAGAATTCAGTTGATGAGGTACATCCACAGGGGACTACTGCTGGAGAAGCTCAGACTTTGCTGAATGATGACAACAGTGTTGAAGCAGCTACTGAAGAACTAGATGATACACAAG TTGATTTGCCTCAATCTCAAAAACCAGAAAGCTCTAATGAATGCACAGAAGAAGATGAATCTTCATCAAGTGATGATGATGTTGGAGTCCAAAATGCCTTTGATAAGTTCATTGCTCAGAATAATCTAAGTAAGTCTCAAAGTTTATCTAATGGTGACAACAGTATGGAAGCAGAGATGCAAGAACCAGAAAATCCACAAG CTAATCTGCCTCCATCTGAAGAACCAGCCTGCTCTTGTCAATGCATATCAGAAGATGAATCTTCATCAAGTGATGATGATGCTGAAGTTCAAAATGCCTTTGATGAATTTATTGCTCAGAATCGTCTAAGTCAGTCTCAAAGTTTATCCAATGatgataaaagtataaaatcagATACGGAAGAACCAGAGAATAAACAAG ATAACCATTCTCCATCTGAAGAACCTGCTTGCTTATCTAACATACAAGAAGATCAATCTTCCACAAGTGAAGATGATACTGAAGCTCCAAATGCCTTTGATGAATTCATTACCCAGAATAATCTCT GTCCAGATAAAACAGGTGCAAATGACACCGAGTATGCTAAGAACATTGAGAAAACAATAGCAgttgagaaaaatcatgaagAAACAAGCCATGAATCATCCAAGTGCCCAGAGCCATACGAAGTAGAAGAAGAGAAACTTCCTGAGACTCCTAGATCTGTAGATGGCCTGCATTACCTGCATAAAAGAGAATCAGTAGCAAATGACTCTGTGGATGGCAGTGTTGCAAGTGAGGCAGAATGTGGCGACCCGGTATTAACAATCGACCGGCTAAAAACAGCTTTACAAACTGAAAGAAGGGCTCTAAGTGTTGTATATCAAGAACTAGAAGAAGAGAGAAGTGCATCAGCAGTAGCTGCCAACCAGACAATGGCAATGATTACAAGACTACAGGAAGAAAAGGCAGCAATGCAGATGGAAGCATTGCAATACCAGAGGATGATGGAAGAACAATCAGAGTATGACCAGGAAGCTTTGCAGCTTTTGAATGAGTTGATGATGAAAAGGGAGAAAGAGAAGCAAGAACTTGAGAAGGAGTTGGAAGAGTATAGACAGAAGGTAATGGAATATGAAGCAAAAGAGAAACTAAGGGTGTTGCAAAGAATGAAAGATGGAAGTGTAAGAAGTAGAGGATCCTCTTCTTCTTGCAGCAACATGAACTACACTGATGAGCTATCCATTGATCTTAACCGCGAGGTGCATGACGAAGATAATGTCTTGTTCAACCATGAGGAGATCAGCCACAATAATGCAACTGATGACACAGTTTCTAATATGGAGGAGATGGCACTAGACTGTGTAAAGCATGTAAGTGCTCTTGATGATACATTGGCTGAATTTGAGGAAGAGAGGGCTTCCATTCTAGAACAGCTCAAAGCATTAGAGGAAAAGATTATTTCACTTGCAGATAATGAGGAATTTCTTGATGACATCAAATTGATTGAGCATTCATCAATGTATGGTGACAAAGACTTGAATGAAAACTGCAACTTTAGCAGTGTTGAAGAGGAGAATGGATATTCTAATGGGTTTTCAGATGATAAACACTCTCCAATAGGTTCCTTGGCCAAGAAGCTACTTCCATATTTAGATGCAGCTGAGAATGAGACTGAGGAAACATACACACTTGAGGGACAATTGGAATCTGAATCATCTGACATGCAAAACTCAGTTCCTATACTTGAAATGGATAGCATGAAGACATGCATTGAAGAGGAGGTTGATCGTGTTTACGAGAGGTTACAAGCTCTTGAAACAGATAAGGAGTTTCTACAACACTGCATGGGTTCCATACAGAATGGTGGAGAGAAAGGAGTGGATCTGCTTCAAGAAATCTTGCAACATCTTCGTGATCTTAAGGATGTGGAAATTCGCCTGAAGACCTTGGGAAATGATCCACTATAG
- the LOC100793697 gene encoding HMG-Y-related protein A, with amino-acid sequence MATEEVNKPQSLPPYPEMIVKALEALNEPNGSNKSAISKYIETTYGELPDATVLGSHLNKMKDSGELSFKQNNYMKADPNAPPKRGRGRPPKPKAPLPPGTVVSPPRPRGRPPKDPNAPPKSPKAKATPGSGRPRGRPKKVPRSPAVAAPTAVSSGRPRGRPPKVKPQLTEVSVES; translated from the exons ATGGCTACTGAAGAGGTTAACAAACCTCAATCACTTCCTCCATACCCTGAG ATGATAGTGAAAGCACTTGAAGCACTGAATGAGCCAAATGGATCGAACAAGTCAGCAATATCAAAGTACATAGAAACCACCTACGGTGAGTTGCCAGACGCAACCGTTTTGGGGAGTCACCTTAACAAGATGAAAGACAGTGGAGAGCTTTCTTTCAAACAGAACAATTACATGAAAGCTGACCCAAATGCCCCACCAAAGAGGGGCCGTGGAAGGCCACCAAAGCCAAAGGCTCCATTGCCACCAGGCACTGTTGTGTCCCCTCCAAGGCCAAGGGGTCGTCCCCCAAAAGACCCTAATGCCCCTCCTAAGTCTCCCAAGGCTAAGGCCACCCCTGGAAGTGGCAGGCCAAGAGGAAGGCCTAAGAAGGTTCCTCGGTCTCCGGCCGTCGCCGCTCCGACCGCCGTCTCCAGTGGCAGGCCTCGAGGTAGGCCTCCCAAGGTGAAGCCTCAGTTGACAGAAGTCAGTGTTGAGTCATAG
- the LOC100794223 gene encoding senescence-associated protein AAF, chlorolplastic isoform X2, whose protein sequence is MALAANKVSSSPIVTNRTALCRSGEKHYFSSSTRVNRIQLSRHRLEHGHLNYRCLHRERSTLFNDWFWFINGKPVGLISKKKSSISCKSTGANNTEEKECITTYDDVSDLTRVHTKDEKNDHTLVVHGLADACRFVCNDAKFLSRGIMRMDARARQDVAFLGTEFLKLDARAREDTEKIDRDVKEKASRLSHIATILKDKAQSRLKNAADEHWNDGALETDLRLADFRAKQRAMEDALMALELIKNIHDRMVSKMYNFPLRRDKGSLSENNVRGRIMLEKNGKTTNSFPGDVTTERIAALQEAYWSMASALSEADGIDYTDPEELELLVRTLIDLDAMDGKQSVSLLAECSSSPDVSTRRALANALAAAPSMWTLGNAGMGALQRLAEDSNPAIATAASKAIYELKKQWEIEEGDSWRFMMDENTMEEKGSIESDNEDTK, encoded by the exons ATGGCACTCGCTGCAAACAAAGTTTCAAGCAGTCCTATTGTGACTAATAGAACAGCTCTTTGTAGATCAGGTGAAAAACACTATTTTTCCTCGTCAACAAGGGTCAATAGAATACAGTTGTCAAGACATAGACTGGAACATGGACATCTGAACTATAGATGTCTCCACAGAGAGAGATCAACCTTATTCAATGACTGGTTTTGGTTCATTAACGGAAAACCTGTTGGTTTGATCTCCAAGAAGAAATCTTCTATCTCATGTAAATCAACAGGAGCAAATAATACTGAAGAGAAAGAATGTATTACAACTTATGATGATGTTTCCGATTTAACTAG GGTACATACCAAAGATGAGAAAAATGATCACACTCTTGTTGTTCATGGCTTGGCTGATGCTTGTAGATTCGTTTGTAATGATGCAAAGTTTCTCTCACG TGGCATAATGAGGATGGATGCTCGTGCACGCCAAGATGTTGCTTTTCTTGGGACTGAATTTCTCAAACTTGATG CTCGGGCAAGAGAGGATACTGAGAAAATTGACCGTGATGTCAAGGAAAAAGCTAGCCGACTTAGTCATATTGCTACT ATATTGAAAGATAAAGCTCAGTCCAGATTGAAAAATGCTGCTGATGAGCATTGGAATGATGGGGCCTTAGAG ACTGATTTACGTCTTGCTGACTTCCGTGCTAAGCAACGTGCAATGGAAGATGCCCTTATGGCCTTGGAG CTTATCAAAAACATCCATGACAGGATGGTGAGCAAGATGTATAACTT TCCACTTCGCAGAGATAAAGGATCTCTTTCAGAAAATAATGTAAGAGGTCGAATAATGCTTGAAAAGAATGGAAAAACCACAAATTCCTTTCCTGGGGATGTGACCACAGAAAGGATTGCTGCTCTTCAG GAAGCATACTGGAGTATGGCGTCAGCACTTTCTGAAGCAGATggaatcgattacactgatccTGAAGAG CTTGAGTTGTTGGTCAGAACTCTTATAGATCTGGATGCAATGGATGGTAAACAAAGTGTTTCTTTATTGGCAGAGTGTTCTAGTTCCCCTGATGTCAGCACTAG ACGAGCTTTAGCAAATGCATTGGCAGCAGCACCATCCATGTGGACTCTTGGAAATGCAGGGATGGGGGCATTACAG AGACTGGCAGAAGATAGCAACCCAGCCATTGCTACCGCGGCATCCAAAGCTATTTATGAACTGAAAAAACAATGGGAAATAGAGGAAGGCGATAGCTGGAGGTTCATGATGGATGAAAACACcatggaagaaaaaggaagCATAGAATCTGATAATGAAGATACCAAAtga
- the LOC100794223 gene encoding senescence-associated protein AAF, chlorolplastic isoform X1, translating to MALAANKVSSSPIVTNRTALCRSGEKHYFSSSTRVNRIQLSRHRLEHGHLNYRCLHRERSTLFNDWFWFINGKPVGLISKKKSSISCKSTGANNTEEKECITTYDDVSDLTRVHTKDEKNDHTLVVHGLADACRFVCNDAKFLSRGIMRMDARARQDVAFLGTEFLKLDARAREDTEKIDRDVKEKASRLSHIATILKDKAQSRLKNAADEHWNDGALETDLRLADFRAKQRAMEDALMALELIKNIHDRMVSKMYNFPLRRDKGSLSENNVRGRIMLEKNGKTTNSFPGDVTTERIAALQEAYWSMASALSEADGIDYTDPEELELLVRTLIDLDAMDGKQSVSLLAECSSSPDVSTRRALANALAAAPSMWTLGNAGMGALQFLLQRLAEDSNPAIATAASKAIYELKKQWEIEEGDSWRFMMDENTMEEKGSIESDNEDTK from the exons ATGGCACTCGCTGCAAACAAAGTTTCAAGCAGTCCTATTGTGACTAATAGAACAGCTCTTTGTAGATCAGGTGAAAAACACTATTTTTCCTCGTCAACAAGGGTCAATAGAATACAGTTGTCAAGACATAGACTGGAACATGGACATCTGAACTATAGATGTCTCCACAGAGAGAGATCAACCTTATTCAATGACTGGTTTTGGTTCATTAACGGAAAACCTGTTGGTTTGATCTCCAAGAAGAAATCTTCTATCTCATGTAAATCAACAGGAGCAAATAATACTGAAGAGAAAGAATGTATTACAACTTATGATGATGTTTCCGATTTAACTAG GGTACATACCAAAGATGAGAAAAATGATCACACTCTTGTTGTTCATGGCTTGGCTGATGCTTGTAGATTCGTTTGTAATGATGCAAAGTTTCTCTCACG TGGCATAATGAGGATGGATGCTCGTGCACGCCAAGATGTTGCTTTTCTTGGGACTGAATTTCTCAAACTTGATG CTCGGGCAAGAGAGGATACTGAGAAAATTGACCGTGATGTCAAGGAAAAAGCTAGCCGACTTAGTCATATTGCTACT ATATTGAAAGATAAAGCTCAGTCCAGATTGAAAAATGCTGCTGATGAGCATTGGAATGATGGGGCCTTAGAG ACTGATTTACGTCTTGCTGACTTCCGTGCTAAGCAACGTGCAATGGAAGATGCCCTTATGGCCTTGGAG CTTATCAAAAACATCCATGACAGGATGGTGAGCAAGATGTATAACTT TCCACTTCGCAGAGATAAAGGATCTCTTTCAGAAAATAATGTAAGAGGTCGAATAATGCTTGAAAAGAATGGAAAAACCACAAATTCCTTTCCTGGGGATGTGACCACAGAAAGGATTGCTGCTCTTCAG GAAGCATACTGGAGTATGGCGTCAGCACTTTCTGAAGCAGATggaatcgattacactgatccTGAAGAG CTTGAGTTGTTGGTCAGAACTCTTATAGATCTGGATGCAATGGATGGTAAACAAAGTGTTTCTTTATTGGCAGAGTGTTCTAGTTCCCCTGATGTCAGCACTAG ACGAGCTTTAGCAAATGCATTGGCAGCAGCACCATCCATGTGGACTCTTGGAAATGCAGGGATGGGGGCATTACAG TTTTTGTTGCAGAGACTGGCAGAAGATAGCAACCCAGCCATTGCTACCGCGGCATCCAAAGCTATTTATGAACTGAAAAAACAATGGGAAATAGAGGAAGGCGATAGCTGGAGGTTCATGATGGATGAAAACACcatggaagaaaaaggaagCATAGAATCTGATAATGAAGATACCAAAtga
- the LOC548080 gene encoding HMG-Y-related protein A isoform X1: MATEEVNKPQSLPPYPEMIVKALEALNEPNGSNKSAISKYIETTYGELPDATVLGSHLNKMKDSGELSFKQNNYMKADPNAPPKRGRGRPPKPKTPLPPGTVVSPPRPRGRPPKDPNAPPKSPKAKATPGSGRPRGRPKKVPRSPAVAAPTAVSSGRPRGRPPKVKPQLTEVSVES; the protein is encoded by the exons ATGGCCACTGAAGAGGTTAACAAACCTCAATCACTTCCTCCATACCCTGAG ATGATAGTGAAAGCACTTGAAGCACTGAATGAGCCAAATGGATCGAACAAGTCAGCAATATCAAAGTACATAGAAACCACCTACGGTGAGTTGCCAGACGCAACCGTTTTGGGGAGTCACCTTAACAAGATGAAAGACAGTGGAGAGCTTTCTTTCAAACAGAACAATTACATGAAAGCTGACCCAAATGCCCCACCAAAGAGGGGCCGTGGAAGGCCACCAAAGCCAAAGACTCCATTGCCACCAGGCACTGTTGTGTCCCCTCCAAGGCCAAGGGGTCGTCCCCCAAAAGACCCTAATGCCCCTCCTAAGTCTCCCAAGGCTAAGGCCACCCCTGGAAGTGGCAGGCCAAGAGGAAGGCCTAAGAAGGTTCCTCGGTCTCCGGCCGTCGCCGCTCCGACCGCCGTCTCCAGTGGCAGGCCTCGAGGTAGGCCTCCCAAGGTGAAGCCTCAGTTGACAGAAGTCAGTGTTGAGTCATAG